The following DNA comes from Rhipicephalus sanguineus isolate Rsan-2018 unplaced genomic scaffold, BIME_Rsan_1.4 Seq369, whole genome shotgun sequence.
aaggtccactaccgtgatgaactgcgctctgcctactcggaaaatcaattcctgaggattcatcatagggaacgcatccactttggtgacagcatttaacgccctatagtccacacacatgcggatagtcccatctttctttccgacgcatactaccgggtgtgcgaactcactctccgtggggtagatcaacttcgaagccaacagttcgtcaacttgccggctgacttccttctttaatagttccggcacccgataaggaaacaccttttttggctggtggcccggttctatttctatcttatgttcgtctaccttcgctatacccggggtgccgtcaaagagtgtgcaatgtctttggaacaccgcctgtacttccgcctgtgcgtcagcatcaaggtgagcaaccttctcgctcgttagcactagctcttcccgctttatagtggttggttgtggagcatattccacctccccaaaatcatggtcctcatcgaagactaccccaatatgactgacccttgcatagtaaggtcgaatgttgttggcgtggacacttttcacctttcccgcagatgtttcaacgcggtaagaatgttcgcgctcacgtccaaccactgtgaatgggcctagccatttaggtgacatcttacaattccgatcattgtcgaaaaccacaacttggtcgccaacgttaaaagctttgagcctggtgctgcgattatacgcactggcgtaactctcctgatgagttgcactcattagctcagcaatattagcggcagtctcgagctgctctttaagttgctgtaaatacttagcggggctttctctcaatgttgccggcaccggcatttctcccgtccacgtcctctgcagtattagaagcggtcccgtgggattccttccatacaatagacgaaacggagctactccggttacctcatggggaacttcccgataagcccataaaaccattgggatcaatttgtcccaattcttggagtctctctgaatgacatgatacaacatgtttttcagtacccgattccacctctctacaactccattactctctgggtgttctgggttgagaatcttggtgtgcagcctaatttctccagcatcgtttgcgtgagctgagatttaaaattagtgccttgatcggagcagatcatctccggaacgcctgtgcgactgaagatctcaatcagtgcgtcacaagtcgccttagctgtcaaagagcgcagtgggaccacctctggccacctcgtgcaaaggtccactaagcacagcgcgtacttatgccctctcgctgacggtgtgtctaggggtccgattacatctacattgacaacttggaaagggtgctcgggtctagtgagcggagttataggcaccctatccgtgcgacgcctgtctgaacgaatttgacattcatggcacgaacgacaatgctctaatatctccttcgccatacccggccaaaagaagttatacctaatgcgagcttttgttttctttggccctaggtgccccccacatagtgactcatgggctaagtgcattacctcagtgcgcttatctttggggacaactagctgactcactcgagtgcctgctattgagtcgcagtggtataatagtccgtctgaaatgaacatgccggatttcccactacgagcatcatcccaacatttttttagcgtagtgtcacccaactgcactttgcggaactcttctctttggcctaacgacgcctccctctcttcatcaatttgcgcatcttcGCCGGAAACGTtctcctccaaggtaagattgcaaaccactacttttggtttctctactacttgttctgcctcatgagcaggctcggccggtgctcgacagggtgccagagggctgctggccttcaacaaaagtttccaatcttcctcggtcaacaaaccgtctgtgccctcgacgagctcatcagttaacgcgcagagtaggtcgacgctctgaggctccGTCAcctctcgcgggctatttaatttgaccggcaacgtagctagcctcgcctcgatagttttaccaaaagcagacaccaatctcaccttgccacacgactctattagactacgcggaagcagactctcccgaatgacggttatctcactccccgtatccaaaatcgcatctgcggctatacctgcacatgatacaggaattaactgcagtttatttgtgccttgaccctcgtgtttcagagacttcacctttgcgctaagtactCCATCAGGTATTTCAATTTCCGACTCGTCGGCTAATATAACCTTTTGTACTTTCCGCTTTGGCTCGATAGCCTTCTTGGTgttgctctccttatcactagcctttgggcactctttagcgaaatggcctgagccgtgacataagtggcatttcaaagcccctttctcaactcgtgtcgccggcttttgccccatttctacaattggttgctttgaagcacgccctttccctttcgctgttcgaaagtttggagcactttagcgatctcagttggcctaagccatccctcgccttcccttaatctcacatactcaagACCCTCCGTACtgagtcccgattttatacggtcagcaaccatgagttcggccatcacttctaccgtgtcggcctctctcacttgaaggtagtatgagaaataagttttcacgcgggacgcgaactgcgcccacgtctcttccttccgctttactgctcgttcaaacctctgcagatactctgccggagaaagcttcagttccgtcagcaccGCCGCTTTAACtgactcgtaatctgcactctcttcagggttgaggttacgcagtaggtaacggactcgttcggttagtgctggcataaccaaatgcacgcgactctcatacggtacttgATAAGTAGCAAACAGTctttctacttcctcaaaccataatggtacatccgcgtcactcggcaggcgaaaccctttcagcacttttgcacattgctggacagaatcgaaacaccgccgcctctgatcacccgtctccgacccagagttggacaacgtgccattgagacgttccgcgttcattctagtttgcaagagcttttcgtactcaatctggagattgagcttttggatttcaagttcgagcgttctcgtttcacttgaattcggcaaaacctgagatgcctgctgcatcgattcttgcctctgagtaggcactctcgcctcagctgatttatcagaatttagactaccattatttgatggctctcgattccgatccatatccgccacactcgcaccttcatctccattaaactccattgtttcagcacctccgcgtgttctcaccatgtgctctacacataaactgccatgccaacttgagaaagacgcaagaaatcctgctcaccctttgctgaatgctttgtcgttcctggatctcctccacggcgccggagttgactgctgtgggatcgtctcgacgtcgCCGCTGGGGCTGCtggatgccttgcccctcggtcttctcagcgctggtccagtgtatggtgctgtagagcttgccgatccctgtcagactgcgccagttatgtttttcttttgttcgttttctccttgatgtggattgaagtcccgtcaaggagatgatcgacgtcgatgaagcaggaggcaggttggaggtaatgaaaacttgaaggtatattgcagcgaaatatttacagtcatatgtacatcttgccgaatcacactgatgataacatagacatcaacagcgtcttactcttctacttaacttttcttaagttagagcctagaacactgttactacatacgaagaaccgagtctcactgttcgaccaccgagtggttacggcccagacgaaagttgcatcgtacggagtcttactgatctatcagtttagtgattacagcctagactgaagggaaacgaattccgtccagtcttaagtaccttgcggtaacaaagaaaaggggaggtggccactggtggtccgcctcgacattcccttatccaatccgttcattctcagattaagccactccctaccgggctgtccttaatctcgacagcagtgtctttacagcgcagacaggcgttttggcactctttcccatcatggctctccctctccttcccatgctctcagggattctcacggtcgaaatacatcggtatcatAGCccaggtgcattcacgccattttcccatacacatcgaggtgaactcgcggagccagtcgttaaaccgttccgggaaagaaaaggcgtctgcgtgaccctgcctcccacgcattcgaccttgcattgttgcaaaagcacatcttgttccgtgttggggtcacgcatactgtcgcctcgagtgacggcttagagcgggggatgtcctcctcattttcccacacattccggccgccgacctctgagaacggtcgcctgaccgcaacccatgctggccatcggggtagacaagcttgctcaaaggaagccgtttgctttctcttggtaattgcccagcgaaaagaccaggcagggggagagccgagaaagaagctttgtacgacgtaccgtgccgcgccgtcctgtctgcaggatcgacttatgagcggcaaaataACACCTTGTGTATCCACTATAATTCCTCACTTGAAGCAAAGACATCGACTTCGTAGCAGTTTTCCTCTAAAACAAGCTTTCTGCGTAATTgaaaaaccggaagtgctcgaccggaagtgcttctaAGACAAACAAAAGTGTCACTTGGATGGTGTAACTAAAAAACGGTGTAATGATGTTCTAATCATCACCCTAATTGCACCCACAGCAGGGCATATGCCTCTCCCATTTGTTCGACAAACGACCCGGTGCTGTGCTTGTCATAGCCACGTCGCAAACATCTTCATCTCTTGCCCACCTAACCTCTTCTCTCCCTCGCGAGCTTGCAATCCAGTCTCTTACTCCTACTGACCAGCGGTCAAAgagcctacgcgctacatgcggTGCCCATGCCCATTTTTGCTTGATTTCGACTAAGCGTCCTAACACGCGTTTGTtgcctgacccattctgctctcctGTCCCTTAAGGTTGCGACTATCATTTTGCTTCCATGGCTCACTGCGCCTTCCTCAATTTAGTTGAATTCTCTTAGAAAGCTTAGAGGTTTTCGAGCAAACGGTGCTGCTAAGTACACTGACCTCGAGAAAGTTCCTGCGCACTCCGACGTCGAATGAGTCATCGCTTTCCTTGAAAGTGGGCCGTCGTGCCGACTCGAGCGTAGTGCGGTTGCGTACGACAAACGACAGATGCATGCAGAGGAAAGTTCCCATCATGACGATTGTCGACCCGCCGACGACCATCAAGAAGGTTATGTGGCGCGAGCGGTGCAAATCCTGCGACGTGGGTTCTTGTGCAACATGTACATGGCCACGCTGGCCATAGTGTAGGCCGCCAGGAAGACGACGTAGAACAGCGTCAAGAGGAAGAACTTGTACGTGCTGAAGCAGACGCAGTTGTTGAACCACGGGCAGTGGTGGTCCATCTTTAGCACGCATCTGCAGAAAGCAATCAGCGTTACTTGTTGGCACACTCGTCTGTTAGGTTTAACATTGATATCATAGTGAATTTATTGCACGTTCAGCGCTAATCATGTCTCGGAGGGGCATTGCTATGAACAGCAGTTGTCAGGACCGATTGTGTATAGCCATCAGATCCGGCTAGGCACGGTGGAATGTAAGAAAAGTCTCAGTTTTCCTCGAAAGGCGAAACAGTGATGGTGTTAGCAATGCAACTAATTCCTGTAAAAATGTTCACAGTTTTATCGGCTCTGTATGTAAATATTCCCGTACTCATTACATCGACGCTCATGCTGACTGCGCGCAGGCAAACGCCAGGAAGCTGACATGTATAACTGCGCGAATTAAAGTGAGCAAGCGCTGTTCGCTACTTCTGGTTTCCTTGAAATATGACGTGAGCTCCAAGATTAGGCGCGCGGACATCTGTGGATGCCGGCGGGGACAATGACACGTAGTGACGAATCTCGCTCCTTAGGTATTTAACAGATCGCTTCATCATCTGGTCTTCAAGACCGTCTTTTTGATCACCTCCAATACACAAACAATCTTCACTGCTTCTTGCTAACACAAATAAAACCCCACCCTTATGTCAGGACGCCCTCTCAGAAACGGGCTTTTAGTAATAAGCTGAAATGATCGTTTCATCATCTGCTTTTCAAGACCGTCTTATTGATCGCATTCAATTTAAATAATCTTCACTGCTTACGGTTAATCTAAATGAAACCCCACTTCTTATGTAATGTCTGCTCAAAAAGGGGCCCTTTGCAGGAAGTGTGCGTCTTTCTTATTCTCAAACCGCTACGCCGCTCTCTTCGCGATCACTGTTCTCTCTTCGCTGGACTCGGCGTTCCCTTCCTTTCATTTGCTCTGCGCCAATCATTCGCTGAGCGGCAAATGACGAGGGTGACGCGAAGCGCACGAACGGGCGATGAAGAGCAGCTCTCAATATTTCAAGGAATGAATGTTGCAAGGCACccgcagcggtggtctagtgggtacggtgctcaactgctgacccgaaggtcgcgggatcgaatcccggccacggcagccgcgtttcgatggagacaaagtgctgcaggctcgtgtgcttaaatttaggtgctcgTGAAGGAACAtcgggtggttgaaatttctagagccctctaCTGCAGCGTcttagtcatatcgtggttctggcacgtgaaaCTTCAACAATTAAATTTACGAGAAATTTGAGTCACGAATGGTATTACACTAGGCTTGCCTTTTGCACCTGGAGCAGTGGTGACATCGGTCGGGTTTTACAAGTTTGCAGGATTTGCAGCAGCTCACGGCGCCGTTAGGGAATCGCGTGAGGACGCCGCGCCTGGTTGCCATGGCCTCCAGTACTACACGCTCGAGCTGGTGTTACGGGAGCAGCGCACCAGTTCGAGACGTTCGTCCTTGGTGAACTGGAAGCAACTCGGCACGCACGGCGGCGGCGTGAACGTAGTCTGCGCGTACGACCATAGGCAGAAGAGCAGCGGCAAGTGGAACACAGTGGCCAAGGCGAAGCGCACCGAGTCTTCCTGGACGTACCGGCCGCAGAAGACGAAAAGGTATGCGTAGTAGGCTTCGCCGAGCGTCGCCATCGCGAGCAGTGCGGGAATCCAACAGAACCCCACTTGAGCCCTTTGACTATGGCCCTGTACGCTCGCCAGAGcatcgttcttttctttttgccatgtaGCTCATACCCACTTGAGATACTGCTCATAATGATGGCAAGTACGCATTTTCTATaactaaagaaagaaataagcaataattaaataaatacaaGAGGAAAAGTAGGCACGGTTGCAAATTTTTAAAAAGAATAAATTCAATGTAAAAGAGGCGTAAGACGGAAGGAAGTAGCTGGGACTTATGTTCGGAGCTTACTACTGTTAATACCTGTAGCAGTTGTATTACGTTTAGGAGGAATATTGCGCAAGATGAGGCGTATTTCTTAGTCAGTAGCTTTGAACTCAATCTAAAGTTTCTGGCGGTGGCCCAGACTTCCCTGCGACCATACTGTGACAGAACCCAGAAGCAAACTCTAGATGACCGAGAATTGGAATTGCCAGATTGAGATCTGTTCAGCGCAAGGAAACTTCAACGACACATGAAATACAGAAGTGACCGTTTTTTTAGCGCAGTTcgtaggcgcccgttcctgcgctgaacagcgtcgccgtcgccgttgccgtcggtggtATAACCGATAGACacgaaaaagtaaccgatagacacgaagaaataaatgagaaaaaatgCCAGTGATCGAATGGTATTagaaactgggccctctgcgtggcagttgagcattctaccacaaagacacgctggtgcttggaactcatttgcaaaaagaccctatacaggcgttgTGTCGGGCAAGGTAATGCGTTAACATGTGCGGCAGAATAGCAAAATAACACCAGTCATCACACGATGCTAATTGGGCAATGAATGTGttgtttattgcttcccacccactgcaaagtgctcagccataactcttcatcctCATTAGCCACATACAGCGTAATCAAAGTGCGcgtaataccttacagacgtgtagcgggtacctcgcttatcctcagaaaaacgaataatggcgtagttggTGCTGTCCTAGGTGACAAAAATTAGGATTTATGGCAAGTCATCCTTTATCTGGTGCACTAACACAAAGTACGGCAACGAGACTACAGGATAGTGTATCATCATTCCAAGCAGTAGTACCAGGATTTAAACGATGGAGACCTTCAAAACCACCTTGGACGCTGCCGCCTCTCAACGTTATCTATGAAATAGATGGCATAcggaagaaagcagacatggcgtctctagtagccgcacagatggtacttcatcattttcatataacgcataatgacaaaacgaagatatatacagatggatcatgcactgaagaagcgtcagcctgtgcggttcttatacccgaaatacaggaaaagagaatgtacaaattatcgcacaaatcttcatcgacgacagcagaattggtggctatctttgaagcagttaagcttatctgcgagaattctgagccacgaaagtgggtgatatgcacggatagcaaacctgcccttcagctaatcagaaatgcgagatcactttacaaaaatggtgaaatagcacaatgtattgcagaaacggtggaatatgcctcagcgcagggCCACAACAtcgcattccaatggatacccagtcacattggaataaagggaaatgaagaggctgacagcctcgcgaagaaagcattgaacgaaggacgggattgcgcaatccctgtgtctggggcggatattcgacatttcataacgcaaggagctaaccattgttcgatggagaagtggtttgatagccctaaatcaaaggaatcagtactttatgaagttgatccacacagaaaatttttcatagcaacagatctcccacgacacttagagactttaatccacagacttcgattggaagtagcctacacaaacagcttcctgcacaagatacatcgatccaactccccggaatgccattgtggtcaagcagaagaaaatgttcgccatatccttttggagtgcgttaaatacgcgaatgaaagagaaaaattaaagaaaaaattagcaagtttggacagacggcccctcacattaaagaaattacttggaccatggcctgagatgcatcttcagaaaaaggcgaacatcttcctgacagattttttagtggagaccggactggataagcgcctgtgatagacagccagggattgatttatatgaaatgtgttagtgcatatactgatagtagaaaaggaaggtgtgcgggtgaacagtttatgacagtgtgaactgctgcaagcaaactgtgtattggtatgatatgTGAAGTGGTTTCagtgattgttcatgtttaggtaccgttcagtattattcttttttttcgcggcataacttcgtgatatggagttgccgaggcaatatggacctcaacctctccacagcaaaacagttagaacagaacagaacagaacagatttatggcgtagtcgataccttgcggaaagccaaactACAAACACCTTGGCCTTGCCCCAATAAACTTCAAAATTGATATAAAATCCATTTCAAGCTATATttgctgtaatattttgcagatgatatacgcatgttcacggcaatcgatcccacaggctatctcggccgcgaaattctct
Coding sequences within:
- the LOC119377150 gene encoding palmitoyltransferase ZDHHC15B-like — protein: MATLGEAYYAYLFVFCGRYVQEDSVRFALATVFHLPLLFCLWSYAQTTFTPPPCVPSCFQFTKDERLELVRCSRNTSSSVCVLKMDHHCPWFNNCVCFSTYKFFLLTLFYVVFLAAYTMASVAMYMLHKNPRRRICTARAT